A window of the bacterium genome harbors these coding sequences:
- a CDS encoding 4-hydroxybenzoate octaprenyltransferase: protein MASRVAGRVRELLEMIKFSHTIFALPFALTALVLASRGLPEVRVLFWVVVAMAGARTTAMAWNRIADREIDAKNPRTASRHIPSGKVSMVDAWLLALGGAVLLEIAAWKLNPLCLKLSPVALGAVFLYPFTKRFTALCHYFLGVCLAGAPLGAWIAVRGEWNFEIVPLAVAVVVWVAGFDILYALQDLDFDMKEGLKSVPARLGVQGSLFLAKILHVLMMGILIWQIPLFGLGYIYGAGLLAVAALFIYEHSLLKPDDLSKLDAAFFNMNGVISVVVFVSVLLDVLILKGAK, encoded by the coding sequence ATGGCCTCCAGAGTCGCGGGCAGGGTTCGGGAACTGCTCGAAATGATTAAGTTTTCGCACACGATCTTCGCGCTGCCCTTCGCGCTCACCGCTCTGGTGCTGGCGTCGCGGGGGCTGCCGGAGGTCCGTGTCCTTTTCTGGGTGGTCGTAGCGATGGCGGGGGCGAGGACTACGGCGATGGCGTGGAACCGCATAGCCGACCGCGAGATCGACGCGAAAAATCCGCGCACCGCCTCGCGCCATATCCCCAGCGGCAAGGTCTCGATGGTGGACGCCTGGCTCCTTGCCCTAGGCGGCGCAGTGCTGCTGGAAATCGCCGCCTGGAAGCTGAACCCTCTCTGCCTCAAGCTTTCGCCGGTGGCCCTCGGCGCTGTCTTTCTCTACCCCTTCACCAAGCGCTTCACGGCGCTCTGCCACTATTTCCTTGGCGTCTGCCTCGCCGGAGCGCCGCTGGGGGCCTGGATAGCCGTGCGCGGCGAGTGGAACTTCGAGATCGTGCCGCTCGCGGTGGCGGTGGTGGTCTGGGTGGCGGGCTTCGACATCCTTTACGCCCTCCAGGACCTCGATTTCGACATGAAGGAGGGGCTTAAATCCGTCCCGGCCCGCCTCGGCGTCCAGGGATCGCTCTTTCTGGCGAAAATCCTTCACGTTCTGATGATGGGAATCCTGATATGGCAGATTCCCCTCTTCGGGCTGGGATATATCTACGGCGCGGGGCTTCTTGCCGTCGCCGCTCTCTTCATCTACGAGCACTCCCTCCTGAAACCGGACGATCTCTCGAAGCTCGACGCCGCTTTTTTCAACATGAACGGGGTAATAAGCGTCGTCGTCTTCGTCTCGGTTCTTCTGGACGTGCTGATTCTTAAAGGCGCGAAATGA
- the mqnE gene encoding aminofutalosine synthase MqnE, protein MNTGDILKKALDGGRLTEEEGVALFRTDDLLSLGEAAGEVNAKKNGETVYYNVNRHINPTNLCVNRCRFCAFSRSEGEEGAYLLTAEEILRKAGEAAGEGATEIHMVGGLHPTLPLDWYLDVIREIKTRHPGLHVKGFTAVEIDHFAKITGVSAETVLRRLIGAGLGSMPGGGAEILAEETRKRICPEKISGRRWLEIMETAHNLGLMTNATMLYGHVESLEDRVRHMVLLRELQDRTGNFQVFIPLAFQPRGSDLASGSQTTGCDDLKTLAVARLFLDNFRHVKAYWVMLGEKIAQISLYFGVNDLDGTVVEEKIAHDAGATSREGMTRPGLVALIEEAGKTAVERDSLYRPVARGEG, encoded by the coding sequence ATGAACACCGGCGATATTCTGAAAAAAGCGCTGGACGGCGGACGGCTCACCGAGGAGGAGGGGGTTGCCCTCTTCCGGACGGACGACCTTCTCTCTCTGGGCGAGGCTGCGGGAGAGGTTAACGCCAAAAAGAACGGCGAGACCGTCTATTACAACGTCAACCGCCACATAAACCCGACCAACCTCTGCGTCAACCGCTGCCGTTTCTGCGCCTTCAGCCGTAGCGAGGGCGAGGAGGGGGCCTACCTCCTGACCGCCGAAGAGATTCTCCGAAAGGCCGGAGAGGCGGCGGGCGAGGGGGCCACGGAGATTCACATGGTCGGCGGGCTCCATCCCACCCTTCCGCTCGACTGGTATCTCGACGTTATCCGCGAAATAAAAACGCGCCATCCGGGCCTCCACGTAAAGGGTTTTACCGCCGTGGAGATCGACCATTTCGCGAAAATCACCGGCGTGTCCGCCGAAACGGTGCTCAGAAGGCTCATCGGAGCCGGGCTCGGCTCGATGCCCGGCGGAGGGGCGGAGATACTGGCCGAAGAAACGCGAAAAAGAATCTGCCCGGAGAAGATTTCCGGCAGGCGCTGGCTCGAAATCATGGAGACCGCGCACAACCTCGGTCTTATGACCAACGCGACGATGCTTTACGGCCACGTGGAATCGCTGGAGGACAGGGTGCGCCACATGGTGCTCCTCCGCGAGCTTCAGGACCGCACCGGCAACTTTCAGGTCTTCATTCCCCTCGCTTTCCAGCCCAGGGGGAGCGATCTCGCCAGCGGTTCGCAGACCACCGGCTGCGACGACCTCAAGACCCTCGCCGTCGCCCGCCTTTTTCTGGACAACTTCCGCCACGTAAAGGCCTACTGGGTGATGCTGGGGGAAAAGATAGCGCAGATAAGCCTCTACTTCGGGGTCAACGACCTCGACGGCACCGTGGTGGAGGAGAAGATTGCCCACGACGCCGGTGCGACCAGCAGGGAGGGAATGACCCGCCCGGGGCTGGTGGCCCTCATCGAGGAGGCGGGGAAGACCGCCGTAGAGCGCGATTCCCTCTACAGGCCGGTAGCAAGGGGGGAGGGATGA
- the mqnC gene encoding dehypoxanthine futalosine cyclase: MKIIDSQEALRLLREEPFLKLAKMADEVRREKHPEGIVTFVVDRNINYSNVCVCQCKFCAFWRAPGSEEGYLLARDEIFKKIEELVEQGGTQILMQGGLHPDLAIEWFEELFGAISERFPAVRIHSLSPAEILHISKISGIPLEECLRRLRASGLESIPGGGAEVLVDSVREKISPNKIGWKDWARVMETAQTMGMGTTATMMFGSSESDEDIVLHLFRLREIQEKTGGFTAFIPWTFQPSHTELGRETGQGPASAVRYLRVLALSRIVLYNFSNIQGSWVTQGEKVAQVALSFGANDLGSTMLEENVVAAAGVRFRLDIKRLTAIIKDAGFRAAQRTTDYKIIKFL; this comes from the coding sequence ATGAAGATAATAGATTCGCAAGAAGCCCTCCGCCTGCTTCGCGAGGAGCCCTTTCTGAAGCTTGCGAAAATGGCCGACGAGGTGCGCAGGGAAAAGCACCCCGAGGGGATCGTCACCTTCGTGGTGGACCGGAACATAAACTACTCGAACGTCTGCGTCTGCCAGTGCAAATTCTGCGCTTTCTGGCGCGCCCCCGGCTCCGAAGAGGGTTACCTGCTCGCGCGGGACGAAATCTTCAAAAAGATAGAGGAACTGGTCGAGCAGGGGGGAACCCAGATTCTCATGCAGGGCGGGCTCCACCCCGACCTCGCGATCGAGTGGTTCGAGGAGCTTTTTGGCGCTATAAGCGAGCGCTTCCCCGCCGTCCGCATCCACAGCCTTTCCCCCGCCGAGATACTTCACATCTCGAAGATTTCGGGAATACCGCTCGAAGAGTGCCTGAGAAGGCTTCGCGCCTCGGGACTCGAATCGATACCCGGCGGCGGCGCGGAGGTCCTCGTGGACAGCGTCCGGGAGAAGATTAGCCCCAACAAGATCGGCTGGAAGGACTGGGCGAGGGTGATGGAGACCGCCCAGACGATGGGGATGGGAACCACGGCGACGATGATGTTCGGCTCCTCGGAAAGCGACGAGGATATCGTCCTCCACCTCTTCAGGCTTCGCGAAATTCAGGAAAAGACCGGAGGATTCACGGCTTTCATACCCTGGACCTTCCAGCCCTCTCATACCGAACTCGGCCGGGAGACCGGTCAGGGACCGGCGAGCGCGGTGAGATATTTACGAGTCCTTGCCCTCTCGCGCATAGTGCTTTACAATTTCTCGAACATTCAGGGTTCCTGGGTCACCCAGGGAGAGAAGGTCGCGCAGGTCGCCCTCAGCTTCGGCGCGAACGATCTGGGCTCGACCATGCTTGAGGAAAACGTCGTTGCGGCGGCGGGGGTGCGCTTCCGCCTCGATATAAAGCGCCTTACGGCCATTATAAAAGACGCCGGGTTCAGGGCCGCCCAGCGCACCACCGATTATAAGATTATAAAATTCCTGTAA